The proteins below are encoded in one region of Segatella copri:
- a CDS encoding DUF6377 domain-containing protein: MKLLIYLLLLLTMPLAAQGKTDEKTLLDRIDKMIENDQYYQGIKEKELKHLKRQAYEAEDNQTRLLFLDSIYHAYSAYRYDSAYAYMKQGLELAEKCHNTYYILRNQINQASILSVRGFYSKAENILKSLNPDEMPYQLKLYYYFTYAWLYSYWESYSKNSDYAEEFRAQKKHYMTLLIQSFNENNKHNVFYQYLMGEYAYLHNPTSKESLNYYLKALKMSPAKSRIHAMSAYGIARYYKKTGKFDLYEEFLVEASVSDGLCQLKETVALQKLAYYIFKKDASNSKRAAKYIQHTMEDAQFFNNQLRMMEISNILPVIASANQQAAERSRTRFLWGFIGVSIALVIILILSLVNNRQKNKLKKNKAEIEEQNEKQKEMNAQLTELNQQLVETNIKRETYMRLFMDISAAYISKLSDYRKLVSRKIKANQTADLLKSLNTHKLEEEESQMFYNRFDKAFMELYPGFVTELNKLLLPECQMEVPTTHDLTTEIRIFALMRLGVTDSQEIATLLHYSTQTIYNYKSGMRAKAINRDTFESDINQLCHIINS; the protein is encoded by the coding sequence ATGAAACTACTTATATATTTACTTCTTTTGCTTACTATGCCATTGGCTGCTCAAGGCAAAACGGACGAGAAGACTTTATTGGATCGTATTGACAAGATGATTGAAAACGACCAATATTATCAGGGAATCAAGGAAAAGGAATTGAAACATCTGAAGCGGCAAGCTTATGAAGCTGAAGACAACCAAACCCGACTACTGTTTCTTGACAGCATATATCATGCCTATAGCGCTTACCGCTACGATTCAGCATACGCATATATGAAACAGGGGCTTGAATTGGCAGAAAAATGTCATAACACCTATTATATCTTACGCAACCAGATAAACCAGGCGTCAATACTTTCGGTAAGGGGTTTTTATAGCAAAGCAGAAAACATACTCAAATCTCTCAATCCTGATGAGATGCCATACCAGTTGAAGCTATACTATTACTTCACATACGCCTGGCTCTACAGCTATTGGGAATCATACTCCAAGAACTCAGATTACGCCGAAGAATTCCGTGCCCAGAAGAAACATTATATGACCCTTCTGATACAGAGTTTCAACGAAAACAATAAGCATAACGTCTTCTATCAGTATCTCATGGGCGAATACGCCTATCTCCACAACCCTACCAGCAAGGAATCGCTCAACTATTATCTGAAGGCACTGAAGATGTCGCCAGCCAAATCCCGTATCCATGCCATGTCAGCTTATGGTATAGCCAGATATTACAAAAAAACCGGCAAATTCGACCTTTACGAGGAATTTCTCGTAGAGGCATCCGTGAGCGATGGATTGTGCCAACTCAAAGAAACTGTTGCGCTTCAAAAGCTAGCCTACTACATCTTTAAAAAGGATGCGAGCAACAGTAAGAGAGCTGCCAAATATATCCAGCACACGATGGAAGATGCACAGTTCTTCAACAACCAACTGCGCATGATGGAGATTTCCAACATCCTTCCAGTCATCGCTTCAGCCAACCAGCAGGCTGCCGAGCGCTCTCGTACCCGCTTTCTTTGGGGGTTCATTGGTGTAAGCATAGCGCTGGTCATCATCCTTATCCTCTCCTTAGTCAACAACCGACAGAAGAACAAGCTGAAGAAAAACAAGGCTGAGATTGAAGAACAGAACGAGAAGCAGAAAGAGATGAATGCACAGCTCACCGAACTGAACCAGCAGCTGGTAGAGACCAATATCAAGCGAGAGACCTACATGCGCCTCTTTATGGACATCAGTGCGGCTTATATCAGCAAGTTATCAGATTACCGCAAACTGGTAAGCCGTAAGATCAAGGCAAACCAGACCGCCGATTTACTGAAGAGTCTCAACACCCATAAATTGGAAGAAGAGGAATCACAGATGTTCTACAACCGGTTCGATAAGGCATTCATGGAGTTGTATCCGGGTTTCGTTACTGAGTTGAACAAGCTCCTGCTGCCAGAATGTCAAATGGAAGTTCCTACTACGCACGACCTGACCACTGAGATTCGCATCTTTGCCCTGATGCGACTAGGTGTAACCGACAGCCAGGAGATTGCCACCCTGCTGCATTACTCCACCCAGACCATCTACAACTACAAGTCTGGAATGCGAGCAAAGGCGATTAATCGAGATACATTCGAATCAGATATCAATCAGCTTTGCCACATCATTAATAGTTAA
- a CDS encoding BamA/TamA family outer membrane protein, translating to MKHILTILIMMLALGSYASEPSVTDSISSAEKVDTMALHAGKSWVNRILDYFNDSNKNKKHKRFDFSVIGGPHYASDTKFGLGLVAAGLYRTDPNDSILPPSNVSLYGDVSSVGFYMLGVRGNHIAPKGRYRIDYHLYFYSFPSDFWGIGYEMGDNDANKSDMKRWQAQAEVSFLFRVADNFYIGPMASYDYVIGRNIERPELLQGMDRHTWNVGAGVSLVYDNRDNLTNPHRGIYLNINQMFRPKFMGNDYAFSTTAFRFDAYQRLGKGTVLAEDIGANLNFGNPSWGMMAELGGTHSMRGYYEGRYRDKHSLEATVELRQHVWKRNGIVVWVGAGTIFPKFSALRSKQILPNAGVGYRWEFKKNVNVRLDYGFGKSGQSGFLFNINEAF from the coding sequence ATGAAGCATATTCTGACAATACTTATTATGATGTTGGCATTGGGCAGCTATGCCTCTGAGCCTTCTGTAACCGATAGTATCTCATCTGCAGAGAAGGTGGATACGATGGCTTTACATGCCGGGAAATCATGGGTGAACCGGATTCTTGACTACTTTAATGATTCCAATAAAAACAAGAAGCATAAGCGTTTCGATTTTAGTGTGATAGGTGGCCCTCATTATGCCTCTGATACCAAGTTTGGATTGGGATTGGTGGCAGCAGGACTATACCGTACTGATCCGAATGACAGTATTCTTCCTCCTTCTAATGTCTCGCTTTATGGTGATGTCAGTTCTGTAGGTTTCTACATGTTGGGTGTCCGTGGTAACCATATTGCTCCTAAAGGAAGATATCGCATCGATTATCACCTTTATTTCTATTCTTTTCCCTCTGATTTTTGGGGAATAGGCTATGAGATGGGCGATAACGATGCCAATAAGAGTGACATGAAGCGTTGGCAGGCTCAGGCTGAAGTTAGCTTCCTGTTTCGTGTAGCAGATAATTTCTATATCGGACCGATGGCGAGTTATGACTATGTAATAGGTAGAAATATTGAACGTCCGGAATTGCTGCAGGGCATGGACCGTCATACATGGAATGTAGGAGCGGGTGTTTCTCTGGTATATGATAACAGAGATAATCTTACGAACCCACATCGTGGTATCTATCTGAATATCAATCAGATGTTCAGACCAAAATTTATGGGGAATGATTATGCCTTCAGTACGACGGCATTTCGTTTTGATGCCTATCAGCGACTGGGTAAGGGAACGGTTCTTGCCGAGGACATTGGGGCTAACCTCAACTTTGGTAATCCTTCGTGGGGAATGATGGCTGAATTGGGTGGTACTCATTCCATGCGTGGCTATTATGAAGGCCGTTATCGCGATAAACATTCTCTGGAAGCTACGGTTGAGTTGCGCCAACATGTATGGAAGCGTAATGGCATCGTAGTGTGGGTTGGAGCAGGAACCATCTTCCCAAAATTCTCGGCATTGCGCTCTAAACAGATTTTGCCGAATGCCGGTGTAGGTTATCGCTGGGAATTTAAGAAGAATGTGAATGTACGTCTGGATTATGGATTCGGTAAGTCGGGGCAGTCTGGTTTTCTCTTCAATATCAATGAAGCGTTTTAG
- a CDS encoding o-succinylbenzoate synthase — protein sequence MYKIEISERTLHFKQPAGTSRGVYTTRHSYYLTLTSDELPGVEGVGECATLPDLSCDAKPEYAVTLRQVCQMVEQMGRIPYDMIRAYPSITFGLETAFASFFDAAKKFLEIVPAEGASSSSEMLKQKGVSVPAGMENLTDLFDSPFGRGEEGITINGLVWMGTYEEMLARLEEKLQAGFHCVKLKIGAIDFFKELDLIKRIRDVYTKEQVELRVDANGGFLPENAMSQLEALAKYDIHSIEQPIKQHQWPKMAQLCRETPLPIALDEELIGVNVRSMKQALLDTVRPQYIILKPSLHGGIYGCNEWIELANQRGIGSWITSALESNIGLNAIAHYAAKVYGPNVKMPQGLGTGQLFTDNIPMPLEIRGDKLFVVK from the coding sequence GTGTATAAGATAGAAATCTCGGAGCGCACGCTCCATTTCAAGCAGCCGGCAGGCACGTCTCGTGGGGTTTATACCACGAGACACAGTTATTATCTCACCCTTACATCGGATGAATTGCCAGGGGTAGAGGGAGTGGGAGAGTGTGCTACGCTCCCAGATCTCAGTTGCGATGCCAAACCGGAATATGCCGTCACCCTTAGACAGGTGTGCCAGATGGTGGAGCAGATGGGACGCATTCCATACGATATGATTCGTGCTTATCCTAGCATCACCTTCGGTTTGGAAACAGCCTTCGCTTCGTTCTTCGATGCAGCGAAGAAGTTTTTGGAGATTGTTCCTGCTGAAGGAGCATCTTCTTCTTCAGAAATGTTGAAGCAGAAAGGGGTTTCTGTTCCAGCCGGAATGGAGAACCTGACAGATCTTTTCGACTCTCCTTTCGGTAGGGGAGAAGAGGGCATCACCATCAACGGACTGGTGTGGATGGGTACTTATGAGGAGATGCTGGCCCGATTGGAGGAGAAACTCCAGGCGGGTTTCCATTGCGTGAAACTGAAGATCGGTGCCATCGATTTCTTCAAGGAACTCGATCTCATCAAGCGCATCCGTGATGTGTATACCAAGGAGCAGGTTGAGTTGCGTGTAGATGCCAATGGTGGCTTTTTGCCGGAGAATGCGATGAGTCAGCTGGAGGCTTTGGCTAAATATGACATTCATTCGATTGAGCAGCCTATCAAGCAGCATCAGTGGCCTAAGATGGCTCAGCTTTGTCGCGAAACACCGCTTCCTATCGCCCTAGACGAGGAGTTGATTGGTGTGAATGTCCGGAGTATGAAGCAGGCCTTGCTCGATACCGTCCGTCCTCAGTATATCATCCTCAAACCTTCACTTCATGGTGGAATCTATGGATGTAACGAGTGGATAGAACTGGCTAACCAGCGCGGTATCGGCAGCTGGATTACTTCTGCTCTTGAGAGTAATATCGGTCTGAATGCTATTGCTCATTATGCAGCTAAAGTATATGGTCCTAATGTCAAGATGCCGCAAGGCTTGGGTACCGGTCAGCTCTTTACTGATAATATACCGATGCCTTTGGAGATTCGTGGTGACAAACTGTTTGTAGTAAAATGA
- the rfbD gene encoding dTDP-4-dehydrorhamnose reductase, with translation MNILVTGANGQLGHEMQICAQKSNHKFVFTDVAEGYEKLDITNLDSIREKVRENDIQVIVNCAAYTNVDKAETDYDLANLLNNTAAGNLAQAMKEVDGTLIHVSTDYVFQGDKNIPCREDWETNPLGVYGKTKLAGEKSIEATGCKHIIIRTAWLYSQWGKNFVKTMQSLTASHDTLKVVFDQVGTPTYAGDLAAVISHIIETDQLDKTGIYHFSNEGVCSWFDFAKIICELSGNTCDIQPCYSEEFPSPVKRPHFSVLDKSKLKQTFGFKVPYWTDSLKKCIAELAAAK, from the coding sequence ATGAATATATTAGTAACAGGCGCTAATGGTCAATTGGGACATGAAATGCAAATCTGTGCCCAAAAAAGCAATCACAAGTTTGTCTTCACCGATGTGGCTGAAGGCTATGAAAAACTGGATATCACCAATCTTGACTCTATCCGAGAAAAGGTGAGGGAGAATGATATTCAGGTAATTGTTAACTGCGCTGCTTATACCAACGTAGATAAGGCTGAAACAGATTACGATCTGGCTAATCTGCTCAACAATACTGCTGCGGGAAATTTGGCACAGGCTATGAAGGAGGTAGATGGTACTTTGATTCATGTATCTACCGACTATGTTTTTCAGGGCGATAAGAATATACCTTGCCGTGAAGATTGGGAAACGAATCCTTTGGGGGTATATGGTAAAACGAAACTTGCAGGCGAAAAGAGTATTGAAGCTACTGGATGCAAGCATATCATCATCCGTACAGCATGGCTCTACTCGCAGTGGGGTAAGAACTTCGTGAAGACCATGCAGAGTCTCACGGCAAGCCACGACACCCTGAAGGTGGTCTTCGACCAGGTGGGTACTCCAACTTACGCTGGCGACCTGGCTGCTGTCATCTCACATATCATCGAAACTGACCAGTTGGATAAGACGGGCATCTACCACTTCTCTAATGAGGGTGTCTGCTCTTGGTTTGATTTCGCTAAGATTATCTGCGAACTGAGCGGAAATACTTGCGATATACAGCCTTGCTACAGCGAGGAGTTCCCAAGCCCAGTGAAGCGTCCTCACTTCTCTGTACTTGACAAGAGTAAGCTGAAGCAGACTTTCGGATTCAAGGTGCCATACTGGACTGACAGTTTGAAGAAGTGCATCGCTGAATTGGCGGCAGCAAAATAA
- a CDS encoding carbon-nitrogen hydrolase family protein, whose protein sequence is MEPTRKIEKVGMRNLRMEDYDQLAKSFRRIYADSDVFWTKEQIKKLITIFPEGQVVIIVDDKIVGCALSIIVNYNMVKGDHTYAQVTGNETFNTHDPKGNILYGIEVFIHPDYRGLRLARRMYEYRKELCEKLNLKAIMFGGRIPNYHKYADKMRPKEYIEHVRNREIYDPVLTFQLSNDFHVRRVIRNYLPSDEESEHCATLLQWDNIYYQPPTDSYVDRKPTVRIGLVQWQMRPYASVDDLFEQVEFFVDSVSDYKSDFILFPEYFNAPLMARFNDLGEAQSIRKMAQYTEEIRDRFRELAISYNINIITGSMPYLKDDSLYNVGFLCRRDGSVDMYEKIHVTPDEQKCWGLSGGSHIQTFDTDCGKIGIVICYDVEFPELSRLMAEDGMQILFVPFMTDTQNAYSRVRVCAQARAIENECYVAIAGSVGNLPRVHNMDIQYAQSAVFTPCDFAFPNDGKRSEATPNTEMILVSDVDLNLLNELHTYGAVRNLRDRRKDLYELKQKK, encoded by the coding sequence ATGGAACCAACTCGAAAAATCGAAAAGGTAGGCATGCGCAACCTTCGCATGGAGGATTATGATCAGCTTGCCAAGTCATTTAGGCGTATTTACGCAGACTCAGATGTATTCTGGACAAAAGAACAGATTAAGAAACTCATTACTATCTTCCCTGAGGGACAGGTGGTTATTATCGTTGATGATAAGATTGTGGGCTGTGCGCTCTCTATTATCGTTAACTATAATATGGTGAAGGGTGATCATACCTATGCTCAGGTTACGGGTAATGAAACCTTCAATACCCACGATCCTAAGGGAAACATTCTTTACGGCATCGAGGTATTTATCCACCCTGATTATCGTGGTTTGCGCCTGGCTCGCCGTATGTATGAGTATCGCAAGGAACTCTGCGAGAAGCTCAACCTGAAGGCTATCATGTTTGGCGGTCGTATACCAAACTATCACAAGTATGCCGATAAGATGCGCCCTAAGGAGTATATCGAGCATGTAAGAAACCGTGAAATCTATGACCCGGTTCTTACCTTCCAGCTTTCCAATGATTTCCACGTGCGCCGCGTAATCCGCAACTATCTTCCTAGCGATGAGGAGAGCGAACACTGCGCCACCCTCTTGCAGTGGGATAATATCTATTATCAGCCACCTACGGATTCTTATGTAGACCGCAAGCCAACCGTAAGAATCGGATTGGTACAGTGGCAGATGCGCCCATACGCTTCGGTGGATGACCTCTTTGAACAGGTTGAATTCTTCGTTGATTCTGTGAGCGATTACAAGAGCGATTTCATTCTCTTCCCTGAGTATTTCAATGCGCCTTTGATGGCTCGTTTCAATGATTTGGGTGAGGCACAGAGCATCCGAAAGATGGCGCAGTATACCGAAGAAATCCGTGACCGTTTCCGCGAGTTGGCCATCAGTTACAACATCAATATCATCACGGGTAGTATGCCTTATCTTAAGGACGATTCCCTCTATAATGTGGGCTTCCTTTGCCGTAGAGATGGTAGCGTGGATATGTATGAAAAGATTCATGTTACACCAGATGAGCAGAAGTGCTGGGGATTGAGTGGTGGTAGCCATATCCAGACCTTCGATACCGATTGCGGTAAGATTGGTATCGTCATCTGCTATGATGTGGAGTTCCCTGAGTTGTCAAGATTAATGGCTGAGGATGGCATGCAGATTCTCTTCGTTCCATTCATGACCGATACCCAGAATGCTTACTCCCGAGTAAGAGTATGTGCCCAGGCGCGTGCCATCGAGAACGAGTGCTATGTAGCCATTGCGGGTAGTGTGGGCAACTTGCCACGTGTTCACAACATGGATATCCAGTATGCCCAGAGCGCCGTGTTCACCCCTTGCGACTTTGCTTTCCCTAACGATGGCAAGCGTTCAGAGGCAACACCTAATACCGAGATGATTCTCGTATCAGATGTTGACCTGAATCTCTTGAATGAGCTTCATACCTACGGTGCTGTAAGAAATCTTCGCGACCGCCGCAAGGATCTGTATGAATTGAAACAGAAGAAGTAA
- a CDS encoding dTDP-glucose 4,6-dehydratase encodes MKNIIITGGAGFIGSHVVRLFVNKYPEYHIINLDKLTYAGNLANLKDIEDKPNYTFVKGDICDFDLMLKLMQDYKVDGIIHLAAESHVDRSIKDPFTFAHTNVMGTLSLLQAAKIYWESLPEGYEGKRFYHISTDEVYGALKMTHPEGIPAPFTTKASSGKNHEAYGEEFFVETTKYNPHSPYSASKASSDHFVRAFHDTYGMPTIVTNCSNNYGPYQFPEKLIPLFINNIRHRKPLPVYGKGENVRDWLYVVDHARAIDMIFHKGKIAETYNIGGFNEWKNIDIIKVVIKTVDRLLGRPEGADLDLITYVTDRKGHDMRYAIDSRKLQKELGWEPSLQFEEGIEETVKWYLDNQEWMDNVTSGDYQKYYDNMYSNR; translated from the coding sequence ATGAAGAATATCATTATCACGGGCGGTGCTGGTTTCATTGGCTCACACGTAGTAAGACTTTTCGTGAACAAATATCCTGAGTATCACATCATCAACCTCGACAAGTTGACATACGCAGGCAACCTGGCTAACCTCAAGGACATCGAGGACAAGCCTAACTATACTTTCGTTAAGGGCGACATCTGCGATTTCGACCTGATGTTGAAACTGATGCAGGACTACAAGGTGGATGGCATCATCCATCTCGCTGCCGAGAGCCACGTAGATAGAAGTATCAAGGATCCATTCACTTTCGCTCATACCAACGTGATGGGTACCCTGTCTCTGCTCCAGGCTGCAAAGATTTACTGGGAGAGTCTTCCTGAGGGTTACGAGGGCAAGCGCTTCTACCACATCTCTACTGATGAGGTTTACGGTGCATTGAAGATGACTCATCCTGAGGGTATTCCTGCTCCTTTCACCACCAAGGCATCAAGCGGTAAGAACCACGAGGCTTACGGCGAGGAGTTCTTCGTAGAGACTACCAAGTACAATCCTCACTCTCCATACTCAGCATCTAAGGCAAGCTCAGACCACTTCGTCCGTGCTTTCCACGATACATACGGTATGCCAACCATCGTGACCAACTGTTCAAACAACTATGGTCCATACCAGTTCCCAGAGAAGTTGATTCCTTTGTTCATCAACAATATCCGTCATCGCAAGCCATTGCCAGTATATGGTAAGGGTGAGAACGTGCGCGACTGGTTGTATGTAGTAGATCATGCCCGTGCCATCGATATGATTTTCCACAAGGGTAAGATTGCCGAGACCTATAACATCGGCGGTTTCAACGAGTGGAAGAATATCGATATCATCAAGGTGGTTATCAAGACTGTTGATAGATTGCTCGGTCGTCCTGAGGGTGCTGACTTGGATTTGATTACTTATGTAACAGACAGAAAGGGTCATGATATGCGTTACGCCATCGACTCTAGAAAGCTGCAGAAGGAATTGGGTTGGGAGCCATCTCTCCAGTTTGAGGAGGGTATCGAGGAAACCGTGAAATGGTATCTCGATAACCAGGAATGGATGGACAATGTAACATCGGGTGATTACCAGAAGTACTACGACAATATGTATTCAAACCGATAA
- a CDS encoding PCMD domain-containing protein — MKKIIISGIVMAVATLSCLPVKGQEKVVPFKYGNMDHWVIRNIKESGIIGGNQKKVYAVGPNMTINGNIPYSNKGGSPWGSSNVLAHVSGIYKTNNSVFRDKHGSGYCAKLVTHIEKVKVLGLINIKVLAAGSLFLGDVREPITSTKDGPKAINWGIPFTARPKALRFDYKTSFPNAANRIKQNGFSGASTVAGRDHAIAVLYLQKRHEDAKGNITAKRVGTMVVRFGKSTDRWVEDATYTIHYGDIRHMAGYQAATMGLRSTDYARNSKGKSVPVKEVGWASANEKPTHLILQFSSSDGGAYIGTPGNTLWIDNVALVY; from the coding sequence ATGAAGAAAATAATAATATCAGGCATCGTTATGGCGGTTGCTACCTTGTCGTGCCTTCCCGTTAAGGGACAGGAAAAGGTGGTTCCTTTTAAATATGGTAATATGGACCACTGGGTAATCAGGAATATCAAAGAATCAGGCATTATCGGAGGAAATCAGAAAAAAGTTTATGCCGTTGGACCTAATATGACTATCAATGGTAATATTCCTTATAGCAATAAGGGTGGTTCGCCTTGGGGTTCCTCTAATGTCCTGGCACATGTATCGGGTATCTATAAGACGAATAACTCTGTGTTTCGTGATAAACATGGTAGTGGATATTGTGCCAAACTGGTAACCCATATTGAGAAAGTAAAAGTGCTGGGACTCATCAATATCAAGGTCTTGGCTGCCGGTTCTCTCTTTCTGGGTGATGTTCGTGAACCGATAACAAGTACCAAGGATGGTCCTAAAGCCATCAACTGGGGTATACCATTCACCGCACGTCCTAAGGCTTTGCGCTTTGATTATAAGACTTCTTTTCCTAATGCAGCCAATCGTATCAAGCAGAATGGATTTAGCGGAGCCTCTACGGTTGCAGGTCGAGATCATGCTATAGCTGTGCTCTATCTGCAGAAACGTCATGAAGATGCTAAGGGAAATATAACAGCTAAACGTGTGGGTACGATGGTAGTCAGATTCGGAAAGAGTACCGATAGATGGGTGGAAGATGCTACCTATACAATCCATTATGGCGATATCCGCCACATGGCAGGTTATCAGGCTGCTACTATGGGACTGCGATCCACTGACTATGCCCGTAACAGCAAGGGTAAGAGTGTGCCGGTAAAAGAAGTAGGATGGGCGAGTGCTAACGAAAAGCCTACTCATCTGATTCTTCAGTTCTCCTCATCCGATGGTGGAGCCTATATCGGAACTCCAGGCAATACCTTGTGGATTGATAATGTAGCATTGGTGTATTAA
- a CDS encoding phosphoethanolamine transferase, whose amino-acid sequence MNSFTDIYNNVVLPIYNKVSSGAFLYGYAVVALLLPNIALCYTECLAPWACGANVLLPLALYMWFFSLTRCPGKMIWWAFLFVFFAAFQLVLLYLFGTGVIAVDMFLNLVTTNPGEVKELLGNLLPAVVGVFVVYLPLLVLAVVNISKKGMIVVQLQHRVRRWALEIAAVGLFCLLACYVAVDDYRLRNQLYPVNVCYNLYLAFERDAASENYREASRNFRFDARSEHDAEAPEVYVMVVGETARAHNFSLYGYPRDTNPLLSKTPGIIAFPDATTQSNTTHKSVPMLLSAASAEDFERLFHEKGILAAFREAGFHTVFISNQLPNHSFIDFLGEQADEHYFLKEGASAKDNHYDSDLLQKLDGILPAADASSSKQYRYRKLFVVLHTYGSHFNYQERYPRNFAFFKPDSKSEAKPENRRDLLNAYDNTIRYTDYILHGIVERLQKWEKTQAKTDGVYSQPTSAMLYTSDHGENIFDDDRRLFLHAAPKASDYELHVPFIIWTSDGYGKQYPGILKTLSGHRTQQVQTSLSAFHTMLGIGGILTRYRQDEYSVASEKYHPVKLFYLDDHDKAIPQENAKY is encoded by the coding sequence ATGAACAGTTTTACGGATATATATAATAATGTGGTGTTGCCTATATATAATAAGGTGTCATCGGGCGCATTCCTTTACGGGTATGCTGTGGTAGCATTGTTGTTGCCTAATATAGCTCTGTGCTATACCGAATGTCTGGCTCCTTGGGCTTGTGGTGCCAATGTGTTGCTGCCTTTGGCACTCTACATGTGGTTCTTTTCGTTAACCAGATGCCCGGGTAAGATGATCTGGTGGGCTTTTCTTTTTGTTTTTTTCGCTGCCTTCCAACTGGTATTGCTTTATCTCTTCGGGACGGGAGTGATAGCGGTAGATATGTTTCTGAATCTTGTAACTACCAATCCTGGCGAGGTGAAGGAACTGCTTGGTAATCTGTTGCCTGCTGTGGTGGGTGTTTTTGTGGTTTATCTTCCTTTGCTGGTTCTGGCTGTTGTCAATATCAGCAAGAAAGGGATGATAGTGGTTCAACTCCAGCATCGAGTGCGTCGTTGGGCTTTGGAGATAGCTGCTGTCGGCTTATTCTGTCTGCTGGCTTGCTATGTGGCTGTAGATGATTATCGCTTGCGCAACCAGCTTTATCCTGTTAACGTTTGCTATAATCTCTATCTTGCTTTCGAGCGTGATGCGGCTTCAGAGAATTACAGGGAGGCAAGCAGGAATTTCAGGTTTGATGCCAGGAGCGAGCACGATGCTGAGGCTCCCGAGGTGTATGTGATGGTGGTGGGAGAGACGGCGAGAGCCCACAATTTCAGTCTCTATGGCTATCCGCGCGATACCAATCCTTTGCTTTCCAAGACTCCTGGAATCATAGCTTTTCCCGATGCTACAACCCAGAGTAATACTACGCATAAGAGTGTTCCTATGCTCCTGTCGGCTGCATCAGCAGAGGATTTCGAACGTCTCTTTCATGAGAAAGGTATCCTGGCTGCTTTCAGGGAGGCGGGATTTCATACCGTATTTATCAGCAATCAGCTGCCTAATCATTCTTTTATTGATTTCCTTGGCGAACAGGCTGATGAACATTACTTCCTGAAGGAAGGTGCTTCTGCAAAAGATAATCATTATGATAGTGATTTGTTGCAGAAGTTGGATGGGATATTGCCTGCGGCAGATGCTTCTTCATCCAAGCAATACCGTTATCGGAAACTCTTCGTGGTACTTCATACTTATGGTTCTCACTTTAATTACCAGGAGCGCTATCCCCGTAATTTCGCTTTCTTTAAACCTGACAGTAAGAGCGAAGCGAAGCCGGAGAACCGGCGTGACCTGCTGAATGCATACGATAATACCATCCGGTATACCGATTATATCCTGCATGGTATCGTAGAACGTCTGCAGAAATGGGAGAAAACTCAGGCAAAGACGGATGGGGTATATAGCCAACCTACATCGGCGATGCTCTATACCAGCGACCATGGAGAGAATATCTTTGATGATGACCGTCGCCTCTTTCTGCACGCCGCCCCGAAGGCATCTGATTATGAGCTGCATGTTCCTTTCATCATCTGGACATCAGATGGTTATGGAAAACAATATCCGGGAATACTGAAAACTTTGTCTGGTCATCGTACCCAACAGGTACAGACGAGTCTTTCGGCTTTTCATACGATGTTGGGGATAGGAGGCATCCTGACCCGTTATCGCCAGGATGAATATTCTGTGGCAAGTGAGAAGTATCATCCTGTGAAGTTGTTTTATCTGGATGATCATGATAAAGCGATTCCACAGGAAAATGCCAAATATTAG